Proteins from a genomic interval of Geodermatophilus obscurus DSM 43160:
- a CDS encoding cold-shock protein encodes MAQGTVKWFNAEKGFGFIAVDGGQDVFVHYSAIQMDGYKSLDEGQRVTFEVVQGEKGPQADAVRSA; translated from the coding sequence GTGGCACAGGGCACCGTGAAGTGGTTCAACGCCGAGAAGGGCTTCGGCTTCATCGCCGTCGACGGCGGCCAGGACGTCTTCGTCCACTACTCGGCCATCCAGATGGACGGCTACAAGAGCCTCGACGAGGGCCAGCGGGTCACCTTCGAGGTCGTGCAGGGCGAGAAGGGCCCCCAGGCCGACGCCGTGCGCAGCGCCTGA
- a CDS encoding SDR family NAD(P)-dependent oxidoreductase: protein MSRIAIVTGGASGIGRALGAALVRRGDVVVLADVDGDAAAEVAERLRAAGPGTATAAAVDVREADAVAALVDGTAERHGRLDLLFNNAGLGIGGPAEELTLAHWARTLDVNLRGVVHGCQAAYPLMLRQGHGHIVNTASLAGLLPMPGSAPYATTKWAVVGLSLSLRAEGAARGVRVSVVCPGGVDTPILDKGIPADLPRVPGIEAIDAREVVTRFSGGRLYSADALAADVLREIDRNRPVIVAPRQARVMWRLMRLSPSLVLRVLAAVAARRPEGATAGRGPVPVPTAEVSGGTPPR from the coding sequence GTGTCGCGGATCGCGATCGTCACCGGGGGCGCGTCCGGGATCGGACGGGCGCTAGGGGCGGCGCTGGTGCGTCGCGGTGACGTGGTCGTCCTCGCCGACGTCGACGGGGACGCGGCGGCCGAGGTCGCCGAGCGACTGCGCGCAGCGGGACCGGGTACGGCCACGGCGGCCGCCGTCGACGTGCGGGAGGCCGACGCCGTCGCCGCGCTGGTCGACGGGACCGCGGAGCGGCACGGCCGGCTGGACCTGCTGTTCAACAACGCCGGGCTCGGGATCGGCGGGCCGGCGGAGGAGCTGACCCTGGCGCACTGGGCCCGGACCCTCGACGTCAACCTTCGGGGCGTGGTGCACGGGTGCCAGGCCGCCTACCCCCTGATGCTGCGTCAGGGGCACGGCCACATCGTCAACACCGCGTCGCTGGCCGGTCTGCTCCCGATGCCCGGTTCGGCTCCCTACGCGACGACGAAGTGGGCGGTGGTCGGCCTGTCCCTGAGCCTCCGTGCGGAGGGCGCTGCGCGGGGGGTGCGGGTGAGCGTGGTCTGTCCCGGTGGTGTCGACACCCCGATCCTCGACAAGGGGATCCCCGCGGACCTGCCGCGGGTGCCCGGCATCGAGGCCATCGACGCTCGCGAGGTGGTCACCCGGTTCAGCGGTGGACGGCTGTACAGCGCCGATGCCCTGGCCGCCGACGTCCTCCGCGAGATCGACCGCAACCGGCCGGTCATCGTGGCGCCGCGCCAGGCCCGCGTGATGTGGCGGCTCATGCGCCTGTCCCCGTCGCTGGTGCTGCGGGTCCTGGCCGCCGTGGCGGCCCGTCGTCCCGAGGGCGCCACGGCAGGCAGGGGACCGGTGCCCGTGCCGACCGCTGAGGTCTCCGGCGGGACCCCGCCCCGCTGA